The following coding sequences are from one Shewanella putrefaciens window:
- a CDS encoding Na(+)-translocating NADH-quinone reductase subunit C, with product MASNKDSFGRTLFIVVGLCLICAIFVSTAAVLLRPTQAENKLLDKQKYILEAAGLIDTKAGKVTKAQILETYSKHIEAKLVNLKTGDWVDGVDADKFDQRKASRDVKTSFVPEHDIASIKRVAENAVVYLVRDDQGKLTSVILPVHGYGLWSTMYAFLAMDADLNTVQSLVYYEHGETPGLGGEVQNAQWKAKWQGKKLFDEQGKLAISITKNPAVASTEFGVDALSGATLTSNGVQHSLTFWLGKEGFASFIEKARNGGLS from the coding sequence GTGGCTAGTAATAAAGATTCGTTCGGCAGAACGTTATTTATCGTCGTCGGCTTATGTCTAATTTGTGCGATATTTGTGTCTACTGCAGCAGTGTTACTGCGCCCGACTCAAGCAGAAAATAAACTACTTGATAAGCAAAAGTACATTCTGGAAGCCGCTGGTCTTATCGATACTAAAGCGGGCAAAGTGACCAAAGCGCAAATTTTGGAAACTTATAGCAAACATATCGAAGCTAAACTCGTTAACTTGAAAACCGGTGATTGGGTTGATGGTGTTGACGCTGATAAATTTGATCAACGCAAAGCGTCTCGGGATGTGAAAACTTCATTTGTACCTGAGCACGATATTGCTTCTATCAAACGTGTTGCTGAGAATGCTGTGGTTTATCTGGTGCGTGATGATCAAGGTAAATTAACGAGCGTGATCCTGCCCGTTCATGGTTATGGCCTATGGTCGACTATGTATGCCTTCCTTGCGATGGATGCAGACTTAAATACAGTGCAAAGCTTAGTCTACTACGAGCACGGTGAAACACCGGGCTTAGGTGGCGAAGTGCAAAACGCACAGTGGAAAGCTAAGTGGCAGGGTAAGAAGTTATTTGATGAGCAAGGTAAACTCGCTATCAGCATAACCAAAAATCCCGCAGTGGCCAGCACTGAGTTTGGTGTAGACGCATTGTCTGGCGCGACATTAACCAGTAACGGTGTGCAACATTCACTGACATTCTGGTTGGGTAAAGAAGGTTTTGCGAGTTTCATTGAAAAAGCACGCAATGGAGGTCTCAGCTAA
- the nqrE gene encoding NADH:ubiquinone reductase (Na(+)-transporting) subunit E: MEHYISLLIRSVFIENMALAFFLGMCTFLAVSKKVTTAMGLGIAVVVVLTISVPANQVIYQGLLAPGALAWAGAPEADLSFLKFITFIGVIAALVQILEMALDKYFPPLYNALGIFLPLITVNCAIFGAVSFMVERDYKLGESVVFGFGSGIGWALAIVLMAGIREKLKYADVPNGLRGLGITFITAGLMALGFMSFSGVSL, translated from the coding sequence ATGGAACATTATATTAGCCTGTTAATTCGCTCTGTTTTCATTGAAAACATGGCACTGGCCTTCTTCCTTGGTATGTGTACTTTCTTGGCCGTTTCTAAGAAAGTGACTACTGCCATGGGCCTAGGGATTGCGGTAGTTGTAGTGTTAACTATCTCTGTTCCTGCGAACCAAGTTATCTATCAAGGGCTGTTAGCTCCTGGTGCACTTGCTTGGGCTGGCGCACCTGAAGCTGACTTAAGCTTCTTGAAATTCATTACCTTTATCGGTGTGATTGCTGCTTTAGTTCAAATACTAGAAATGGCACTGGATAAATATTTTCCACCTTTGTACAACGCGTTAGGTATTTTCTTACCTTTGATCACTGTGAACTGTGCGATTTTCGGTGCGGTATCATTCATGGTTGAGCGTGACTACAAACTGGGCGAAAGTGTGGTATTTGGTTTCGGCTCTGGAATAGGTTGGGCATTAGCTATCGTATTGATGGCCGGTATCCGTGAGAAGCTGAAGTATGCCGATGTGCCTAATGGCCTGCGTGGTTTAGGGATTACCTTTATTACCGCTGGTTTAATGGCCTTAGGTTTCATGTCGTTTTCAGGTGTGTCCCTGTAA
- a CDS encoding NADH:ubiquinone reductase (Na(+)-transporting) subunit D, with product MSDAKELKQVLTGPIVNNNPIALQILGVCSALAVTSKLETALVMALALTAVTAFSNLFISLIRNHIPSSVRIIVQMTIIASLVIVVDQLLQAYAYQISKQLSVFVGLIITNCIVMGRAEAYAMKTPPMMSFMDGIGNGLGYGVILLAVGFVRELFGNGSLFGVQILHKISEGGWYQPNGMLLLPPSAFFLIGILIWIIRTYKPEQVEAKG from the coding sequence ATGTCTGACGCTAAAGAACTGAAACAGGTTCTGACTGGACCTATAGTCAACAACAACCCAATTGCACTCCAAATTCTTGGTGTATGTAGTGCGCTAGCAGTAACGAGTAAGCTCGAGACTGCACTGGTAATGGCGTTGGCATTAACTGCGGTAACTGCGTTTTCGAACCTGTTTATCTCGTTAATTCGTAATCACATTCCAAGCAGTGTGCGTATTATCGTACAGATGACCATTATTGCCTCTTTGGTTATCGTGGTTGACCAATTGCTGCAAGCTTATGCTTACCAGATCTCTAAGCAATTGTCGGTATTTGTTGGTTTAATTATTACCAACTGTATCGTAATGGGCCGCGCTGAAGCCTATGCGATGAAAACACCGCCAATGATGAGCTTTATGGATGGTATCGGCAACGGTTTAGGTTACGGTGTGATTCTATTAGCCGTTGGCTTCGTACGTGAACTGTTTGGTAACGGTTCGCTATTCGGTGTCCAAATCCTGCACAAGATCTCTGAGGGTGGCTGGTATCAACCTAACGGTATGTTATTACTGCCTCCGAGTGCGTTCTTCCTAATTGGTATTCTAATTTGGATTATTCGTACCTATAAGCCAGAGCAAGTTGAAGCAAAAGGGTAA